The Terriglobales bacterium DNA window CGCGCTCCTCGATGAAGTCGAGCGTGACCTGCACGCGGCGCCCGCCGAGCTGCACCTCGCTCAGCTCGAGCGGATGGTGCAGCTCGTAGCTCGTCAGTACCAGGCGTCCGAGGTCGGTGGAGTCGTCGAAGATCTGATCCACGGTCTGGCCGAGCATGGCGCCGCGCGGCTTGCCGACGAAGGACTCGACCGAGGCCGAGACCAGCACCGCGCGGCCGTCGCGCGTGAACAGCATCAACCCGTCCTGCAGGTTGGCCATGATCTGGTCGAGGTTCTCCTTCAAGGCGGAGAAGACCTCCTGCACGTCGCGCATCTTCTGGCCGAGGCGGTTCAGCTTGGTGGTGACGACGCCGACTTCGTCGTTGCGCGGGGCCGAGTCGGCGGCTTCCTCCGCCGTCTCCGCCTGGATCTGGCCGGCGGAGAGCTGGTCGAGGCGGCGCGCGATCGCTTCCAGCGGATGCAGCGCCACGTTCGACACGATGGCGGCGAGGATGAGCGAGGCGAAGATGGCGATGCCGGAGAACAGCAGCGCGCGGTCCATCTGCGGCTGCAGCTCGCTCTTCAGGAAGACGGTCGAGACGCCCACGCGGATGGAGCCGAAGGGCTTGCCGTTGCGCTCGAGCGCGATCTGCACCTCGTAGACCTTGGGGGCGCCGTAGATGACCTGGAGCTGGCGGCGGATGCCGCCGTCGCGGATCTTCAGGAACTCCTCGCGCGCGGGGAGGGTGGCGCCGATGGCCTGCGCGTCGGAGTGCAGCAGCGCGCGGCCGTTGTGGTCGGCGATGGCGACGTCGTAGATGGTGGGCGAGTAGCCCACGATGGACTCGATGAGCGAGTTCACGCCCGGATCGGTCTCGAGCGATTCCTGGATGAGCGCGTCGACGTCGTTGGGATCGCGGGTGCGCAGGCGCGGGTCGTTCAGGTCCTGCGTGAGCGCCTCGCGCGTGGCGTGGAACACCTGGTGCGCCACGAAATCGCCGCTCTCGTAGGCTTCCGCGATGCGGTTCTGCACCAGCCGCGAGATGTAGACGGAGGAGAGCGTGGCCACCACGGCCACCACCATGCCGCTGATGGAGAGCACCAGCTTCGTCTTGAGGCGCAGCCGGGGAAACATCATGGGTTCGGCCAGCTTACTCTAGGTGCCGGTCTCGGCCGCCGCGACGCTGTGCGCGTTGTACTCCTTCAGCTTGTTGTGCAGCGTCTTGAGGCTGATGCCGAGGATCTCGGCGGCGCGCGTCTTGTTGTTGTTGGTGGATTCCAGCGTCTTGAGGATGAGCTGCTTCTCCGCCTCCTCCACGGTCGTGCCCACGCCCAGGCGGATGCTGTTGGCGTCCGACACCGGGACCTTGGTGAGCTGGCTGCCGAAACCCGGCGGCAGGTGCCGCGGCTCCACCGTCGCGCCCTCGCACACGATGACCGCGCGCTCCAGCGTATTGCGCAGCTCGCGCACGTTGCCCGGCCAGGAGTACGACTGGAACAGGTGCGTCACCGGTTCGCTCACCGCGCTGACGTTGCGGCCGTGCTTCTCGCACACCTGCGCGAGCAGCGCTTCCGTCAGCTGCGGCAGGTCTTCCTTGTGGTCGCGCAGCGGCGGCATGTGGATGTTGAAGACGTCCAGACGGTAGTAAAGGTCCTGGCGCAGCTCGCCGCGCGCGACGGCGTCTTCGGGCACCTTGTTGGTCGCGGCCAGCACGCGGACGTCGACCGGCGTCTCGACCTTGCTGCCCAGGCGGCGCAGCTTGTGGTCTTCCAGCACGCGCAACAGCTTCGCTTGCGTGCCGGCGGGCATCTCGCCGATCTCGTCGAGCAGCAGCGTGCCTTCTTCCGCCAGCTCGAAGCAGCCGGCGCGGCGCTCGAGCGCGCCGGTGAAGGCGCCCTTCTCGTGGCCGAAGATCTCGCTCTCGATCAGCGTCTCCGGGATGGCCGAGCAGTTGATGGCGACGAACGGCTTCGACTTGCGCGGGCTCAACTCGTGGATGGCGCGCGCCACCATCTCTTTGCCCGTGCCGCTCTCGCCCGTGATCAGCACCGAGGCGGTCGACGGCGCGACCTGCTCGATGAGGTGGAAGATCTCCTGCATGCGCTTGGAGCCGCCGACCAGCGCGCCCAGCACGCCGGTGTCGCGCAGCCGGCGGCGCGTGACTTCCAGCTCGCGCTCGGTGGTGCGCTGCTTGGCCGCATGCGTCAGCAGGTCGCGCAGCCGCTGCGGGTCGATGGGCTTCTCGATGTAGCTGTAAGCGCCGATGCGCCCGGCTTCGAAGCCGATCTCGCCCGAGCCCTGCGCGGTCACCAGGATGGCCATCACCGGCGTGGAAGTCTCGGCCACGCGCTCCAGCAGCTCGAGGCCGTTCATGCGCGGCATCTTCAGGTCGGTGATCACGATCGAAGGCTGCCACGCGATGACCTTCTCCAGGCCCTCGACGCCGTCCTTCGCTGTCTCGGTGCGGTAACCCCAGGCGCCGACCAGCTCCGCCAGCCCGGCGCGTTCGTTCTCTTCGTCTTCGACGATCAGGATCTTTTCTTCTGCCATACGGGACGCTCAGACCCGCCAAGAAGGGCGGGGAACTTTAAAGACTGCCGGGGCCGATGTAGCAATTAGGATGCGCGCCGGTCGTCCGTAGTCACTTTCGTAGAACTTTATCGCGAAAGCCTAGTGTACTAAGTGGTTAACAAAGCCAGGGAAAAATTTCCAAACTGGGCAATAGACGCAAGGAGCTCCTATCAGCATCTCAAGCGGACAGGCCCGAAGTCCACCAAGAGAGAAGAGATTCTGAGCAAGCCGTCCGACGGCGGGGCCGGATCCACAGGAGGATAGCAATGAAGAAGTGGTTGGTTCTGGGATTGGGCATCGCAGTGCTGAGCTGGGCGGCGATGGCGCAGACCTCCGCCACGAGCCAGACGCAGGGCTCGAGCGCGACCGGGGCGAGCGCCACCGCCGCGCCCTCGGGTGCGGATGCCAACGCGAACAGCAATACGTCCGCCACGCAGGACGTCAATGCCGCGCAGGGACAGAGCTCGACGACCGGCAAAGCGGCCGGCAGCGCGCAGGGCGCGGCCAACGCCGGCGCGGGCCCGAGCGGCGCCAACGCCGGCTTGGCCAGTGGCACCGCCATCAACGCCAAGCTGACCAAGTCACTGGACAGCAAGAAGGCCAAGGTGGGCGACGCCGTGGAAGCCAAGACCACCTCCGACGTGAAGTCGGAAGGGAAGACGGTGCTGCCCAAGGGCTCGAAGCTGCTGGGCAAGGTGACGCAGACCTCGGCGCGCGCCAACGGCGACGCGCAGTCGTCGATCACCATCCTGTTCGACCGCGCGGTGCCGAAAGGCGGCGGGGCAGAGATCCCGTTGAGCCTGACCATCCGCGCGCTGGCGGCGGCGCAGCCGGCGTCCACGATGAACAATGACGACATGATGGGGAGCGGCAGCGGGATGGGCAGCTCCTCGGCTGGCGGCCCGATGGGCCCGGCCCCGAGCGGCGGCCCGGCCGGGACCGGCGGCGTGGGTTCCACGGTAGGCGGCGTCGGCTCAACGGTCGGCGGCGTGGCCGGAGGCGTGGGCTCCACCGCAGGCGGCGCCGTCGGCTCCACCACCGGCGCCGTGGGCAGCACGGTCGGCTCCACCACCGG harbors:
- a CDS encoding sigma-54 dependent transcriptional regulator, translating into MAEEKILIVEDEENERAGLAELVGAWGYRTETAKDGVEGLEKVIAWQPSIVITDLKMPRMNGLELLERVAETSTPVMAILVTAQGSGEIGFEAGRIGAYSYIEKPIDPQRLRDLLTHAAKQRTTERELEVTRRRLRDTGVLGALVGGSKRMQEIFHLIEQVAPSTASVLITGESGTGKEMVARAIHELSPRKSKPFVAINCSAIPETLIESEIFGHEKGAFTGALERRAGCFELAEEGTLLLDEIGEMPAGTQAKLLRVLEDHKLRRLGSKVETPVDVRVLAATNKVPEDAVARGELRQDLYYRLDVFNIHMPPLRDHKEDLPQLTEALLAQVCEKHGRNVSAVSEPVTHLFQSYSWPGNVRELRNTLERAVIVCEGATVEPRHLPPGFGSQLTKVPVSDANSIRLGVGTTVEEAEKQLILKTLESTNNNKTRAAEILGISLKTLHNKLKEYNAHSVAAAETGT